In the Equus przewalskii isolate Varuska chromosome 18, EquPr2, whole genome shotgun sequence genome, TTGGACaatttttaagtatgtttggaacaGCTTGGCTATGTGAATCtactataaattttatgaaatgtaaataCAGATCAAACATTCCAGggaaaattagcatttgaattgagatgtgctgtaaatgtTATGCGCACTGGATTTTAAAACTTGGTatgaagaaaaagatttaaaaatagtaaaataggaatttttattttgattacatgttgaaataatatcactgatttttttttttttgccttgttaatataaatagaaagttttaaacTACATATGTGACTCAAATAATATTTCTGTTGGACACTGCTGTGGTAGaccctgaaaaaataaattttgtataaaACTGATCTCTTCTCTTAGGATCTAGTTCCCAAATGGTAAATGTTTCTAAATGTTTCAACTATGGGGCAATAGTGTGTGACTGTTTATATCTCTGTGGTGAAGTATGCTGAGGACATTCCTGGTTTTAGATTAAAATATTGTAATCCAATCACCTTGTCTGGCATGGACAAGGAAGAGAGAACTGGAAATAAGTATTTGCCTTTCCTGAGCTAGTACAACCTATATTCTGCTCTATCTTAAGGGAGAACCTTGTTTTCCAAGTCCAGAGGCTTCTCTCAGTCCTCGATAGTGCCATAGTGAATGCTTGTTTATAAAACTACTTGACACCACATCCTTTATTACTTCTTTTGCATAATTCCCTAGAAGTGAATTTTTTGGATCAGAAGGTACTGGCATTTTTAAAGCTCTGGTATTTGTTGCCAATTGACCTTCGGAAAGATAGTAGCAATTTATACTGccggcagtgtatgagagtgtccttctcttctccaagGACTGATGAAGAAGGGGAGGGCACTTGCAGAAACCttaaagaaatggaggaagacaTTGTGGCTGCCATTTTTCAGCCATGGTTGGTATAAATGACTTTTGTCTGGAATGAGTGGCATACATTGACCACttgtaaaatgatagaaataactAATAGTTTCTTTGGTTTTGAGGACATATTCACGTACAGCCTTAACTCTAGTTTTACTTTGCTGATTAGGTGTTAAAtggtatttctttccttttttaaaaagaatttgattGCTTAGTGAAGTTGGACATTTCCCAcctttactggccatttgtatgtctttgtgACTTACCTGTTACTTGTATAACTCACTGGTTTTTAATTTGGATATCAATTGCTTTTGACTTCATATTAGAAAACAATCAAAGATAATGTTCTTTAGAAAATAGAGTGAGACATTCAAATTAGTAAATATTGTCAGAATGATGCCAGGTTAGGACCCAGGTTATTAGAAAATTTTTTATAGGTGGAGCTTGTTAAACTAGGGTAAGGAAGGATTATATTTTGTACTTAGGAGCATTTTAAAcatatcttatttctctttccagaaGACTAAGATATATTTGGATCATCGTGTTtccccgcctccccccgccccagtcTGTATGGCTTATTATTTGTAGCATAGTTTatcttcataaaagagattgacTATAATGCAAAAAGCATTGAACTAAAAGCAGTCATGTTTTATAGTTCAGTATGCCACTAATGATAGTTAGCAGTAGGGTCATGAATAAGTTTCTTGAcctctgggctttggtttctttgtctttgaagagAACAGCTTGAGACTGAACAGGAACAGCCAGAGATTTGAATTCATATGCCAGTTTTAGTCTGTTGATAGGATCTTTATCAGTATTTAATCTGTTGATGGCTTTGATGTGTTCTCAGACTGCAGAAAAAGGTGATGTCATTGATTATTAATATATACTATGACTGCTGTGGCATGTGTGTCACATGTTTGCCATCTCTGGTCTCTATCAGCTCTAACTTTCTATGATACCAAGAAACAAAACTTTGGAATCATATTTgagttgttctttctttttttttaaaaaaaaaaaaagattttatctttcctttttttctccccaaagcccccggtacagagttgtgtatttttagttgtgggtctttccagttggGAcaagtgggatgccgcctcagcatgacctgatgagtggtgccatgttcgtggccaagattcgaactggcaaaaccctgggctgctgaagcagagcacgcgaacttaaccactcggccacagggccggccccacaaatagttctttttttaagcttgctttcttcattttgctgatgtcagCCTTTTGAGACCtgctctcccatccctccccctcgaggcacttttactttttttatagcTACCTAATACATgcccttttacttttttttatagctgactAATATACGCCCTTTactattaagtgcctactatgtgccaggcagtagactctcatttaatcatcacaatagCTGTAAGAGAGTATCCGTAGTCTACTAATGTACCTGTAGGTATAGTGTCTGTAGTCTACTAATGAAAAAACATGGAGGTGAGCCAACAGGGGAAGTGCAGTTGGTGGATTCTGGGTTTTGAGGTAGTTTAAATGGCCAATAAAACAATGGGGGAAGGAGACAAGGCTAGGCCAGTGGCCACAGCTAAGTTATGAAGGGCTTTACATGCAGGGCTATTCGAATTTCATTTAGTTGATTATGTGCAGCTATTGAAAGAATTTAAGCAGAGAAGTAAGTAAAGTGATCAGACTTGTCTTTTAGAAAGATCATTGTGATGGCTGTCTCTTTGGCTCTAGTCTTAGTCTCCTTCTTTAGGCTATTCGAATTTGGGTTGAAATGATGGCCTGAACCATTCATCTAAGAGAAACGGTATAGGAACAGATTATGAAGATATTTGGGAAGCAGAATTAACAGGGATTAAAATGGGATGTAAGAGTACATCTATAACTAAATTTATGTATTGGATAAATGATGGGGCTATTCATAAAGATAGAGAATAGAGGCAGATGTTCTAATTTCCTGTAGAGAATGATAAGCTCAGTTTTTGATGTGTTGAATTTGAGATTCCTGTAGAGATAACCAATTAGCTGTTGGAAATATGTGCTTGTAGTCAGAGATTTGGAGGGGAAAACATCAACATTTAGGTGGTAGGATGGGAAAAGCCATAGTTGGGAAAGAGCTCTCTTAAGTGAACATATGGATGATCAtggaaaaaattttcaaagaataatttgattctttttatgtTAGAACCTTGAGTAGAttgtgtccatgtgtgtgtttagCAATTCTAGTACCCAATTGCATAATTGCTGAGGTTTTTATAGACCTAATACTTGCCACAAGTTGGAGAGCTGATCCACCCACCACCACTTTTTTGATACCTGCTAAACGTCTAGAACAGTGACTCTCAACTAGGGtcacacctcccaccccaccccagacatCTGGTAaggtctggagatatttttggttgtcacagtggTATGggtactggcatctagtaggtacaGGCTAGAGATGCTGCTAACCATCCTACAGTGCCCTGGAAaacccctcacaacaaagaattatccagcccaagaTATCGGTAGTACCAAGATAGAGAAACTGTTCAAAAATCTAGATGAGATGAGAGAGAGCCCATCAGTTATATTAAGGGCCTAGAGATTCTTGCTCTTACTGAAAGTAATTTAGCAACTCCTTGGAGTATTTGAGGTCCTGCCATAGGTCTTGCAGTTCAGTAGAAGAGATAAGGTGTGAAAATAAATGCTTCTAGCAGTGCAGAGGTCCTGTGCCTTGGAAGGGTGCAAACAGTAGTATAGTTCAAATGAGGTGGAAATCTCAGCAGGATGATAGGTTAAGGCCTCGTGAGCAGTTAGTGTTTAAGCTATGCTTTGATAAATGCTGAGTGGGCTTACTTTTAGGTTGAAGGAGTTTATACTTTAGAGGAATCACTCTTTCATGTAATTTATTTGAAGGTGAGAGTTTAGAACCAGGTTACTGCTAGCTGAGGAAAAATTACTCTCTAAGCCCCTTGAAATTTTTTATCcttgctaaattttttttttaatttttgctgaaatttttaCCCTTGCTAAAAGACTTAAGTTTTATGCAAATGTCCTTTATCAGTACACCTTAGATAAGTGTTCCAGTTAggtatttctctctcttaatAACCTTGAGAAGTAAAGATGACTCCCTTGAGGGAAGTCATATGGTGTGACTGATCTTGCACTATAGTGGGAATTCATAGACATAGGCCTCATTCTGGCTTTATTGATAATTGGCTGTATAACTACAGGTGCATgtgtctctgggcttcagttccatcatctgtaaaatgaaggagaatAGACCTAGTGGCTTCTAAGGTCCTTTCCAGATCAAACACTCTGCAAAAGAGGTGACTGAGCAGTGAAAATTTTGTCCCAGGGCGCACTTAATACCCATCTAAAGTATAAATGGTTAGGCTTTAAGCTTTCACTatacttcattttctctttttgctttttaactaaAAAAGTCAGACTTTATAGAGAAAGACCCACTTTTGTGTAGTCATATCTCCATCTTGTGGCCTTTCAGAATATTGCcactaaattttgtttttacagtTATGGGCATAGTTGACATTACCTATAATAGCTAAAAACATTTGAGTGCCTATTATCTGATGTTGCTTTGCTAAATAACGCGCGTTATCTCATTTTATCATGCTGCTTGTTTTATAAGTCAAGAGTAAAAGTTTCCAAGTACCATATTCTAAGCACAACGATTATATGAGGTTTGACTGAGTAACAGACTAAACTTGAGCTGGCACAAATTAATAGCTAATGGTCTCTATAAAGTAGGAGGCAAGTAAGTAGCTGCCTTTTCCGGATCTGAGGACTTGGTACACATATCTATGGACATTTTTGCTATATTAGTCTGTCCACCTTTTAGATCCCTAGTCTAATAAGTTTGGTATGCAGATGCATTGAGGGTTGTTATGGAtttgagaaacaggaaaaatagtaTGTCACATGAATTTACTTGAGCTAAGAGAATAATTTAGATTCTTTAGTAACTGTTGTACTGTCTTCAGTTTTTTCAGCTAGGATTGTAAACTCTAGTGCCAACAGGAACCTGGAACCAAGTGGATAAGGTAAATGAGTGAAACGAGGAGAAATGTAGGTTTTATGTAAAATCTTCTAATTTAAATATTAGCAaccaacttaatttaaaaaaaaaaaacgcaaaacTATTGAGTCAAATAAATGTGGCCACCTTGTTGATTTAACTTTAGGCTGGGAATTTGAGGCTTATCTACAGAATAGAGGTCTCAAACTGATAGTCTGCATTgttaaattatattgaaaatcTTATCTGAAGCAAACAGTGTAGTGATTAAAAACCCAGGTTTCAGCATCAGGCGATTTTGAGGTTGAGGCACAGCTCCTCAATACTAGCTGTGTTACACACATTAAAGCTAAAGTGTAACATACTGTACTAGTTGCATAGGGgaaatgattaatattttatgtgaaatccACTCTGattatatagtatattttttCCAGTGACCTATTCCGCTTCTTCGTGCTCATGTTTAGCCTCTATTTCCCTCACCAGACTTCTTGGATTTAGAAATTTACACACGTGCAGTGGGAAGTTTATTGATTTAGGTGGGTATTAAATTTGTATGGTTAATGTAAAAAGCttaattacaaaagtaaagaTTACAAGGTGGAATGTAGGAGTTGGAATTTTTAACTGGCGGGGTGATTCTGGTGTATAGCCAGGTTTGGAATCCATTCTTGAATTTTGTGACACTGCTTCTCCAGATGTTTTTCCTTACTCTCTTGAAAATCTTTATGGACTCCTGGTTTTTTGCCCCTAAAATTCAAGTATTGCTTTTAAGTATTCTGTTTTTAGATGTTCTTCTCAATACAGACGTTCTTGATAATGTGATCTGTTCCCATAATCAGAGGATGTACATTATGCATTATTTGTATTCCAGGAAACAGCTGAAAGTGTGTTACAAAAGGGAATTCTTTCCTTATAAGTTAAATTAGTGTAAAAAGTCTATGTGCATTCCCTCTAATTGTTTTATGTACTTCACACTAACAATGCTTCCAGTCACATTAGGTAGCATTTAAACTattatataaacaattttttaaactgatCATTCTTACATAAAAAAGTATTTGGCTGTagtttcagtgaaaaaaaaaatgtcaggacATGTAGCCGTTTATACCAAAGGCAAAGGGTACAACAGACTATCCTGAGACTGCTTGCTGAATTTAGAAGGGGAGGTCTGTACCAGAATGGAAGGGTCAGTCTTGTCCAGCTCTCATTCAACTTCTACAAACTGAAGGCTTGGTATAGCTGGAAATTGAGAAGTTGTGCAAGTTGTGCTTTGTTAAAGTTTTGaagttcttccttccttttacttgtTCTTCCAAATGGTAAGGAATAAATGAGGCGACAAGTGCTTTTGACTATGAGTTTTAGTATCAAAGATAATGTCTTTGTTCTTTCCCAGCCAAAGTTGCTGCAAAACTTAACATAACTGCAAAGCACTGCACCTTGTAGTACTTATGTAGTGGgtaatgtttatttgttttactttctgttatggaaatttttaaacacctacaaaagtaaagaaaatagtaCAAAACCCTCATGCACCCAATTCCAGTAAGTAGAATCATTTCCTATGTTATTTCACCTTTGCCTGACCCAtactttccccttttccttttttgctggaGTGCTTCAAAGGAAATCCTTGACATATTATCCCACTGTAtctgtaaatacttcagtatgtcTTTAACATAgaaggactttttaaaagaataaataactacAACActgttatatataatatcatattatGATATGATACCTACTATGTATTTGGTTTTTCTTATATGtcttataaatatcttttaaaaataaatttgttcaaaTAAGAATCCAAAAAGGTTCACACATTGCAGTTAGCTGAAATGTTTCATCATCTCCTCATCTGACAGTTTCTCCTCCTTTGGTAAAAAAGCAAACTTactttagaatagttttagatttacatttGTGGAGATGGTAGAGAGAGTTCTCAGTTTCCCCTCTTAGTAACAGTTTCTATTGGTAGTGATACattgtcaagaaaatgaaaagacaagccacaaattgggagaagatagttgcaaattttatatatgtgtgtatatatatatctgataaaggatttgcattcagaatatataaagaactcctacaactcaataagataagcaaatcaattttaaaatgggaattctTTCCTTATGAATTAATGTAAAAATTCTGGTTTTATTCCCAGGCCTAGATcttgggcaaaagatttaaatagacatttcagcaaagaagaGGGACAAATGGCTAATACCCATACAGAAAGGTGCTcggcatcattagtcattagagaaatgcaaatccagTGAGATTATCACTTCAcaccactagaatggctataaacaGAAAGGcaataaaaagtgttggtgaggatatggagaaactagaaccctAAAACCttatggtgggaatgtaaatggtgcagccactttggaaaatagtttggcagtctATTAGCTTTCcattactgctgtaacaaattactacaaacttagtggcttaaaatttataaatctatTCTCTTAGTTCTTTGAGATCAAAAGTCTGAAAtgggtttcactgggctgaaatgtAGGTGTCAGTAGATATAGTGATTTTAAATAGTATCTCCTCAAATACTATGTATCCAGAACCTGAGCCtgtgactttatttagaaataaggtctttgcagatgtagttaagatGAGTTCATACTTGATTAGGGTGGGCTCTAGATCCAATTACTAGTGTCCTTTTAAGAATAGAAGAGGACACACACCCacagaagaccatgtgaagatggaggcagacacTGGAGTTAATGCTGCCTCAAGCCAAGAAACACTGGCGGCCACCAGAAgctggcagagggaaggaaagagtccACTCCAAACCTAGAGAGGATGGCCCTGCTGACATTCTGATTttggactgccagcctccagaactttgagagaataagtttctgttgtttgaagccactgagttggtggtaatttgttaaggcagctctaggaaactaatacaacagtATTATATTTCtcctggaggctccagaggagaatctgtttccttgccttttcacCTTCAAtgggccacctgcattccttggttcgtggcccttcatcttcaaagccagcagtgtggCATCTTCAGATCCCTCttgtctctgcttctgttgtcgcatgtccttctctgactcttggggatctttgtgattacattgggcccacccagatagtCCTGGTTAATCTTCCTATCTCGAggtcttaattacatctgcaaagcccaTTTTCCATCTAAAATAATGTAATATCAAAGGTAGAACTTAGatgttctcacacacaaaaaaagacaaatatgtggTGGTGGGTGTGTTAACTAAATGGGAGGAATCCTTTAAAAAACATAGTGTAGGTAAGATGTGCACCCTGTATTTTAAGGGATTCTGTATTTTACAGCATAAGGGTATCTGCCAATAAAAATACCTGTTAGTGATAGATGGTGGATAAGTGAGCCCAGTAGGTTTTAATCGGTAAAAGGTTTTGGGTGAAATGTCATTTACTTCAGCTTTGAAGAAAGCCAAGGTGTGCTTTAATCAAGAAAGGAGTTCTGTGAATGAGATGTAACCTAGTTAAGATGTGAATCTCACCAAGGGAATTTGTTTTAGTTGTCAGATACTTGGGAGAAGGCCATGTTTACTCATGTGGCCAGAAATTGGAAGAGAATATAACAAAGAACTCTCTGTGTTTTTTACTAAAATGTTTGCATGTTGAAAATTTCTGTGGCTGCTAAGAAACTCAGTGTGCTCAGATTTTAAGAAGATATACAAGTTATGCGGGGGTGGTTGgtcacaataaataaaaaagcataaaaatggaTTGAGGCAGGAAGGCTAAAGTTCTAAATGAGCATAGTGGTCTCTAattagttgtttttttgtttctttcatgaaCTGTAATACATTCTGTTGTTTTCTAATTATCTAAATTTTAACgttttggagaattttttttttaaattacctagattttttcctccaaaggaagatttgccctgagctaacatccgctgccaatcttctttttgtatcTGAGTCGCCACTGCAGCACGACCACTGagagacaagtggtgtaggtccactccaaggaaccaaacctgggctgccaaagcagagcgcacgaaagtaatcactaggccactgggcctggcccAAAATTACGTACAATTTTGACCACACATTTTCTGAATatgctttcaaacatttttatgtatAGCTTAACAAAAATTGggtcatatatatgtatatggttgGAATATGCTTTTCCCTCACAAAACAGTTTATCAACAACATCTCTCTATgctaataatataaatatatcatgctttatttaaccagtcccctatAAATAAACgctcagatttttcttgttttttttcttttttgccattgTAAAAGTATGATGATAAACCTTATTTAGTCATTTCTCCAACAGATTTTTCAAAAcctgtgttcttttctttaaatgtttttatctcCCCCCTTAGGATTTTTGAGAAGGCAAATAGTGTATATAAGCAACTCTCTACTAATGATAGCGATAGTcgtaataggaagaaaaaaattgtgtagATGCTcttttggtttgtcttttcacattTGATGAACCTTTAGCTTATGGTACTGAAATTTACTTGAGctgctttaaattctttatgTTGACAGCTCTACAGGCAAAACAACTTTGTTACTGTGAGTCTGAAACTTTTTAGCTTTAATCCCTTTTCCCATGAAACCACTTGTTTTGATTACATATGGTTTCTTAGAAATGCTACTGTTGCATTGTTGATAAGTAGTTTTCAAGctggggtttggggtttttttctcccctccaaaatGTGGATTCCCTTGTTCCATTTCCAGAGATTGTGcttctgaaggtgggggtgggctCCAGGAATCTGGATTTTGAGTATCACTCCTCGTGACTGTGATGTGCCTGGTTCCCAGCTCACTGAATAGAATGTACATAAGTTTTtcatatttggattattttcgtagaataaattcctagagtAGGATTAGTTAGACAAAGGAGGTGTACTTTTTTAGGCTCTTGCATACATAGTGCTAGATTATCTTCCAGAGATAGTGTATCTAGTAAGTCTTTTTGATCAGTAATAGATGTCTTTAAGTTTTTTATGAGCTGTAAACTTCAAGAAAAATTTTCACGGTTATATAGAACATTATTCTGGCCTAAATAGTAACTGTTGTTTACTGTATTTGTCTCTAAGTATATacaattatatgaaatatattagtTGAATCTGAATGGAACGGCTGGCAAAATCTGCTTATAAATGGTAATCTTCATAGGAATATAAAGTCACTATGAAAGAGTTGGATTTATCGATCATGTAAAGAAGACCCGGTATATTTGTAATATGTTCATCCTAACATGAagctaattatattttattgagtaCATTTTGGTTTGTTCCAGTAGCCGGATCGAACTGGGAGATGTGACACCACACAATATTAAACAATTGAAGAGATTAAACCAGGTCATCTTTCCAGTCAGCTACAATGACAAGTTCTACAAGGATGTGCTGGAAGTTGGTGAGCTAGCAAAACTCGgtatgtttttttctcccttcgtTTGTTCATAATTGTTCTTGACCTCCAGTTTTTAATATTAGAGCAGAAAGAGTTAATTAATCTGcttattttacaagtgaggaaatgagGGTGATCCAGGTTCTGAGAAGAATCTCAGGGAGATAAGATaagatatttgaattttaaaaggaaatgctaaatatcttttcttatttagTGTGTGCCTATGTATCACATATTTAGCTTTACTCTAAAGGAGGCTTAAATTCCTAAGAAAGTGtaggaggggggctggccccgtggccgagtggtcaagttcgcgcgctctgctctaggcggcccagtgtttcattggttcaaatcctgggcgcggtcatggcactgctcatcaagccacgctgaggcagcgtcccacatgccacaactagaaggacccacaacgaagaatatacaactatgtaccggggggtttggggagaaaaaagagaaaaaaaaaataaaatctttaaaaaaaaaaaaaaaaagaaagtgtaggAGGTTTTTGAGGCTACTGATACTCAGAATAGCTGAGAAAGTGTAATGATGATAGCAACAATTTAGTCCTtatagaagggaagaaaaagattcaataaaatgtgttattttgtCTGTTGAACTTCACATCTTTATAATTTCCACGGCAGCCTATTTCAACGATATTGCAGTAGGTGCGGTATGCTGTAGGGTGGACCATTCACAGAATCAGAAGAGACTCTACATCATGACGCTAGGATGTCTGGCACCGTACCGAAGGCTGGGAATAGGTAAACTGTGgtgttatttcttcaaagaagcaTAAATATAGTTAGTGTTCCTGACCCAGTAAGTCAAACCGTTTCTTTAGGAATACTGGGAAAAGATCGCTGAATTATGTAAGATAAGGTGAAAACATGATCGTTATTTCTTAACCTAATTCACTTGGAAGCTTGTATAGATGTTTTTATTAATGTCTttggctttttctgttttccttctacctggaaAGTCTCATATTTAAACATTGCTTTTTTGCTAGCAATTTTAAACATACATAGGTAGTGtagagagagaacaaaattttggaaaatcagTATGTCTAGTGTTTACTTCATAAATTCTATTAGGACTCTGTAAGTGTAAAGATGTTGGTTAGATGTGTAATTTAGAGATTGATTTTTATGagattatttatttgttgtttgtcttgTTGATAGGAACTAAAATGTTAAATCATGTCCTAAACATCTGTGAAAAAGATGGCACTTTTGACAACATCTATCtgtaagtaaaattatatttaatcttCTTACCTAAAGAGTTTAATAAACTGGCAATAGAAAGCTTTACTGGAAACTTTAAAATCTGGTCACTTATTTCGTTGCGTCTTTTGGAATACCATGAAAGTAGTGGttatgaagttttgttttgttttgttttaataaatagaTAAGAAACCTGAGATAAAACattctcatttttgctttattaCGTTGGGTGGGACCTCCAAGTCACAGAGATGAAACCAAGATTAAAACTCAGGTCttcaaaatttaagaattaataCCATTAATACTACTTTTTCATGCTTCGTTTGCACTTTGTCTTTTGTTTAAGGCTCTCAGTGACATGCTCATTAGTAGTAGAGTTTAATAACCAAAATCAGAGAGTACGTAGCTGGTATTATACTTGGATTTTAAGATACCTCAGATTAAGACCCAGGTTAAGATCACAGCTATGGATTGTGTATAATACAGACATTaagattattctcattttcactAGTGGGAGAGATTATATTATTTAATGCTATTTTGAGGAGTAATTgagaaaactcaaattatttgttttcaaaatacagcttttttttttaatcagtcaGAAGGAGGGCTTGTTCAGGCATTTGAGACCCTAGTTTGTTGAggttttttatca is a window encoding:
- the NAA50 gene encoding N-alpha-acetyltransferase 50 isoform X1 codes for the protein MKGSRIELGDVTPHNIKQLKRLNQVIFPVSYNDKFYKDVLEVGELAKLAYFNDIAVGAVCCRVDHSQNQKRLYIMTLGCLAPYRRLGIGTKMLNHVLNICEKDGTFDNIYLHVQISNESAIDFYRKFGFEIIETKKNYYKRIEPADAHVLQKNLKVPSGQNADVQKTDN
- the NAA50 gene encoding N-alpha-acetyltransferase 50 isoform X2; its protein translation is MKGRIELGDVTPHNIKQLKRLNQVIFPVSYNDKFYKDVLEVGELAKLAYFNDIAVGAVCCRVDHSQNQKRLYIMTLGCLAPYRRLGIGTKMLNHVLNICEKDGTFDNIYLHVQISNESAIDFYRKFGFEIIETKKNYYKRIEPADAHVLQKNLKVPSGQNADVQKTDN